The following DNA comes from Candidatus Saccharimonadales bacterium.
CCAGGTTTTGATAGAAACGGTAAGCGGTTTGGTCGAGCGCCACCTGCCGGGTGCCGGTCAACCCGCCAGTTTCAACCGCCAGCCAAGCCACCTGGTTGCTACTGTGGCTATCGCAGGTATCGGGCCCGTCCAGCTCACAGAAGCGGACGTTGGCGCTGGTGGCGGTGACGCTGTCGGCCTCGCTAATCATGACGTCCTGGCCGCCGATGTTGTCATTAATTTTGGCCAGTACCACCGGGGCGGCGCTGAAGCTGGGGGTAAATGCACCCGTGCCGACCCATGCGCCGGCAGAGGTGCCGGTCACGCTACCGGCGTCGGCCAGCTCGTCAAACGGCAAATTGCCCGGGTCGATCGCCACCCAGCCGACGGTTTCGGTGCCGTGCGAGGCGTTGCATCCGTCCTGAGAATTCTGTTCACAAATGCCGGCGGTAAAATTGGCAGTTGAGGCAGCCGTCACGCGAGCAACCACCGGAGCGGTGCTGCCGTCGGTGCTAGCGGTCTGGACGGAGGCAAAGACCAAGGGTGCCGTCGAATAGGTCTCGTCGAAGTTGACTAACAAAGTATTGGTGTCGATACCGCCATCGATACCAAATGTACCGGCCTCGATACCGTCAATCAAATCGGCGTCGTCGGCGTCGATGATTACGTAGCCGGCCGTCTCGGACGGATGGGTGGCGCAGCCGGCGGCGATATGGCCGTCCGACTCGCAGATGCGCATATCGGCTGAGGTCGAAGTGACGTTTTTGGCCTCGAACACCCGGGCGTTGTTGCCGGTGGCCGTGTTGGTCACGCCGACTACGACTGGTGAGCTGTAACTAGAGCTAAAGTTAATTGTCGCCCAACCGCCATCGGCCGGCGCGGCGAAGGTGCCGGCCTCGCCTAAGTTGACGTCGACATCCAGGTCGACCGAGGCCAAGGTGGCCTGGGGGTAGGTGACGTACAGCTCGAGTGGCAAGCTGGCCGCAGCGTCATACAGCCGGAAACAATAACTGGCGCCGGTGACGGCGTCGTCGGTGGCTTGGATGGAGTACTCCAGCTCGGTGAAACGGTTGGACAACATCGGGCCGATGGAACCAGTCGTATCGGCGCTGTCCCGGCCCTCGCCGGCGACGAAAGTGTAGCCTTCGGAGTTGGCCATAATTGAGCTGGTTGACTGGCCGTCGGGACTAATTTGGCTGGAGTCGACCATGGCAAACTCGTCGCTCGTATCAGCCAAACCGGTCCAAGTGCTGATTGTAGAGCAGTCGCTGCCACCGGACAGCTCGCCCCACTGAAGCTCATAGGTCTTAGCCGAGCTTTGGGCGAAGGAACCGACGTTGGCCACGTCGAAACGCAGGCGGTAGGTGGCATTTTTGGTTATATCGCCGATGCTATTGGCGTCTTCCGCCGCCAGCCAGCCCCCGGAAGTGTTGAGCGCCGTGGTGTCGTCCCGCCAGCGGTGGTGGAGCTGGGTGGTGACCGACGAGGTGGCCGCCGCTAGCGAGGTCAAATCCAGAGCGCTAAAACCGACGGCACCGGCCACGGTGTTGTCGGTATTGCCGTTGTCGCCGGCGTCGAACCACTCAAACTGGAGGTCGTCGCCACTGCTCAAGCCGAACACTCCTGTAGGATGGGAGGAGTAGTTAAAGGTGCCGGTCGTGCCTTGGTCACCTCTTAAGTAGTTGCCATGTTCGCCTAAGGCTTGGTCGGAGCCGTTTATCTCTAGTCGGGAACCGACCGTGGCGCGGACAGTGGAGGTCAGGGTAGTGCGCTCGGCGTAGGCGCTGCCAAGCAACAGGGCGTCCATGGTGGCTTCGGCGTTAATTGTGGCGTCATCGATCTTGGTGAAGGAAGCCGAGTCGTTGTAGCTGACGGTTCTAATGGCGTTGAAGTCGCCATTAGTGCCGCCGATATCTTGGCCGCCAGTGCCGTCATCTGCTATCAACACGCCGGCGCTTGATGGTAGTTCAATCACGAACATACCCGAGGAGTTGGCTCGTCGGCTGACCGTACCGGCACCCTCGGCATTACCGAGCTGAGCTTGTACCGAGAGGTCGGTCGAGCTACCGGAATTGCGATATAGAAATAGGTTGTTCGGACTGCCATATTCGTCCGAAATTTGGCGTAGATAGGCGTAGCCGAAGGATTGGGGAATGTCGGTACTACCGGCCACCATCTTGCTGACCCGCTGGGTACGGGCGTTACTGGCTTGATTGAAAGCCAGTCCGTAGCCGACCAAAAAGGTGGTGGCGTCTTGTTTAAGGCGGACATCGGTGCTGCCGGCCTGTTTTTCGATAATTGATGTATCGGTCTCCAGCACGGTGTTATCAAATGGCGCGTCGGTCCAGGTTTGGTTGCTATAGGCGCCGGTGTCGTTGGCATCGGTGTACAGGCCGACAGCCGCCGAGTCGTGAAGGCGCACGACCTGAAAATGCGAAGCGTCGGCAATAGAGCCGGTAGCACCGGCGTCGGTATCGCGCCGCCATTCGAATTGGGCCGTATCACTGGCTTGCGCGCCCCAGACCAGACCGACCACTCTCAGCCAGTCGGTGTTGTTGGCGGCGTCGCGACTATAGGAGCTACCGTAGAGTGTGACGAAGCTACCCGAGCCGCTGTAACCAAACCGGCCCTCGCGGTTGACCCGGGCGTTTGAGGTGTCGGTGGCCTTGACGGTGGCAATCAGCAGATAGTTACCGTCTTCGTCGAATTGCAAAGTGTTGCCGCCGCTGAAGGTGTAGATGCCGTCGTTGCGCTGCTCGGTGGCGAAATTCATACTGGCAAAAGACGTGCCCGGTGTTTGGCTACCGGCCGAATCGCGCCAGATACCGATGCCACCCACGGAGTCGGCCGCCAGTTGCCACGACCTTACCTCCCTAAATAACTCGTCGTCGGCTTGGCTGGCTCTAAGAGGGCCAAGCAGATAAAATTCCGGACTATCATCCGGGGCGTCGAAGCGGTAACTCAAATTGACGGTTTGTCCGGCCGCTACGGTTACGTCCCACTCAATCCGCCAGGACTCACTGGCTTTAGCGATTCGGTTGTACGTCAGATTGGGACTGAGTGGAGTAGAGGTGATTTTAAACGAAGCCGGGGCGTACTCGGTGATTACGCCCTTAAAGTCTTGATCCGGAGTGAAACTAACGACCATGTCGTAGGGCACCACCGGGTAAAGACGGGTCGGGCCGTGCCGGCTAACCAAGGCGGCCGGTTCGTCCTCTGTAACTACCTGGTCAGTTATCTGATAAGTACCCGACTGCGTAGTGGCTTTAAGTGTCAAGGTGTAGCGGTCCGGCTGATCAAAATTATGCTTAGTCGTGTAGTCGGGGTCGATGTGCGGTCCATATTGGCTGCAGAGGTTGCCTACTGTTATCGAGTTTTCGCGGGTGCTATAGCTGGCGAGCGTATGGCCTTCTCGGGCCACGCTTAGTTCTACATCGGCATCGCAGACAGTTCGGCCTTTATCATTGAGTACCGTCATGTCTATCTTGCCAGTCTGATTGGTCCTATAAACGCTGCTATCAGTATTAAGCGCCAGTACGCCCCAACTGAAATCCTGGCTTATAGACTGTGTACCGTCGTTGGTTGACGCCTGCAAGCTCAATGTGTGGCTGCCCACTTGAAGCTCATCGGGTACAGCCAATGTTAGCTGCCACTGCTGGTGGTTGCCCAACGTAGCGCCAAGCCAACTGGTTTCAGCGGGAACATTGTAGCGCTTGCCGTCGCCGCTAATCAGCTGTATGTCGAATGAGGCCGGCGGTGCGGTTTGATCGCCGCCACCCAAGCCTGTTAATGCCCGGGTTACGCCCTGGATAGGACCTGTGCCCGGCGAGAGGGTGGAGACGACGGCGGTTATGGTTTGGTTAGGGATCAAAGCGGGGTTGTCACCTTCAAGTGGTTGGCCGGCTTGGTCAAATAACTCGAGTTTTAGGTCCTGGCTAGCGGCAACATCGTAACCCAAACGCAGGCTATCGACAGCCAAATACTGGCTGACATTTACACCGACTGTTTCCAGTTTGAAAGCTAGACGATCGTACGATTTAAGCGGCAGACGGGGGAGTTCTATGGCATGGTGTTGGTAGTCTGCCAACTTATCAGATGTCAGCATATGTAGTGGTTGCCAACTATGTCCGCGGTCCAATGATAATGAAATAAGCAGAAATTCATCCAACTTGTCGTTGGTGGCTGTATAGCGGTTGGCCGGCTCGGTCTTAGGCAGTTGTTCATCTAGCAGGCGGGGTACGGTTTGTGGTGTATGTATGATATCGCCAGGCGTAGTTGGCAACTGGTCTCTTAGTTGGGCACTCAACACTAATCGTTCGTTGGTGCGAGGTTGTTCGGTGGCTGCAAACCCCCCGCAAATTAAAGTACCTGCGCCGTCATTCGGCGCGAGCACTGCCTGATAACCATCACCCTCGGGATGGCCTGTAGCAAAATCCGGCCTAATCCAATCCTGGCCGGCCTGGCAGCTGCTGGCCGGTACAGCCATAGTAGAGCCTATACCGCTAGTGCCGGCGCCAGCCCCAGTAATAGTAAAAAAGACCATGCTGCCGATAATTAAAGACACGAAGACAACTCTTTCGCGTGTACTCAGCGGCGCCAGCAGCATTTCATATAGGCGGCTGCGTTTGCCTAAACGTCTGTTTCCTCCTAGTAATCCCACAAAGTCCCTGTCTGTTTAGATAAGGCTTTAACGATTTTTTAGGATTTTTTGTTTTAAACTCTAGCGGTATTTTAGCCGTTTTAACTTCTGCTAACAACCAGATTAGCTAGTTAGAAAGGCGCAGTGCAAAAAAGTGTGACCAATGGTGTTTTGGTTGCCTCTGGTCGTAGGTGTTTCTTAGCGCACTAAGAGCGTTTGACAAGTCGGATTGCTGCCAATTGCGGTCTGTAAGCTGGTTAAAATCAGTTGACGCAAGTAGGTAGCTTGCCCACCAGTCCGCCCAGTCATCCTCTGGTTTACTGTCTTTACCTAGCGAATAACGATAAGATCTATCGGTTTTCAGGAGGACAGCTACTAGCTGTTTGTCAGGCTTCATGCGATTAATTATGCCATGGGCTGGGTTAGCCTTTTTCTTTCAATAAATCCAGTATCAGAGCTGCGCTCCATGAAAAATCTTTTGCACCCGAGGGCGTGCCGTCTATGGCGGAAAAATACTCCCTGGCGCCGTGCTGGGCAAATAAATCAATCGAAATCCGCTTGATTTTTTCTGCCTCGCTAAAGAATCCGTATTGTCTCAGCCCGTCTATCAACATCCAGTTAGTATTAATCCAAGTCGGGCCTTGCCAGTAGCGCAAATGATGATAGCTGGGCGACGAGATAGGCACGCTGGGAACAGGATATTTTGTCCAGTAGCGCAAATCGTCCTTTAAAGTTTTGAGCAGAACTTTAGCCCGTTGCTTGCTGATCGCACCGGAGTAAAGCGGCATAAGACTGCCGATATACGGGCTTTTAATCCATTCTCGAGTCACAAAATTGCGGCAATAATACTGGTTGTCTTCTTCGCACCACAGCTCCTCTAACGCCTCATGTGATTTTTTGAAAGAAATCCGCAAGTCTGCAGGTATTTCTTCATCAAGTTCATGCGCTATATCTTCCAGAATCCGGTTGTTTCTAATCAGGATGCTGTTTACGAACACGTCATTTATGGAAAAGTGGGAGCGGCGAAGTATCTCCAAGGAATCATACTGCTTACGCCTTAGCCGGCGCTGGACATGAAAAAGCAGAAGGGAGATTGAGGTGTTAATTCTTTCCGATGCCGGCACCAGCCGGGTGTCTTGGCGAAATATATCAAATAATGGATAAAGCTTGAGTTTATGGATAATCTTAATCCATAGAGGCATAGCATTGTGCGTCAGCTCATCTATCCAAGGAGGAGTATTGTCCATGCCGGTTTCCCACGGATGGATAGTTACCACCAGCCCCTCACTATGCAAATCCCGTTCGCGGTAAAACCAGCCGTGATAACGAAGAAGTGCCGCAAAGATTTCGCTGAAGAATTTTAACCGCTCGTCTTTGCTCATCTGTTCCCCTACGCGCCACACGGCTTCGGCTAGAACTGGCGGCTGAGTAATGCCGGAAGTTTCAATGCCAGGAGGGGCGGCTGGAGATAGGTGGCTTTGCCAAACGTGGGGGCCAGTGAAATTATTGGATTTTTCGTCAAAAATCATATGGGGAATCATGCCGTTTCGCCACTGGCCCCTTACTAGGCTCATCAGCTCTTTTTTGGCCCGGTTGGGATCGTAGCGGGCTTGACCTATGGCAATAAAACAGCTGTCCCATAGCCACTGGTGCGGGTAGAGCCCCGGGGCCGGCCGGGTCCACAGGCCGAGGTCATTATTCTTGAGTACAGCCTTAGCCAGCTCAGCCAGCTGAGTCTTATTCATACCGCTTATGATACATGAGCCGGAAGCTAAAAATGTTGTTATACTGATGCTCAAGATGGGTTACACCTTAAGCGACGTTGCTCAACTGGCAGACGATTTAAAGAAGCGCCAGTCTAAGCTGCCAAATCCTATGACAATACTTAGAGACCCCACGCTGAAAAAGCTGGTAGCGTCTATTAAGGACCAGCCGCCATCAGAGCGGGCCGAGTTTGGCCGTACAGTTAACGAACTTAAGATTGAGCTTACTGAGCAAGCCCGGTTCAAGGAGCAGAGACTAGATGACAAGCCGCCAATTGACGTCAGTGCGCCCTTTGACACCGGTGTATCTGCCGCGAATCAGCCGAAGCTGCTCCCTGCCAGTGAAGGCTCTCTGCACCCTGTTATGCAGGAGCTTGGTGTCATGGAAGATATATTTGTGCGCATGGGGTTTAGAGTGGAACGTTCGCGCTTGATTGACGATGACTACCATATGTTCGAATCTCTCAACTTTCCCGCTAGTCATCCCGCCCGAGACGACTACGACACATTTATGACTTCTGAGGGCTTAATACTGCCAGCCCACACTAGCACCATGCAGCATAGGGTACTCAAAGCCCAAAGGGCAGGCCTTGCCCACGGACAGCCAATTGCTGCTGTCATACCTGGGCGGGTTTTTAGAAATGAAGATCTTGATGCTACTCACGAGCATACTTTTCATCAAGTAGAAGGTATCTATGTAGACAGTGGCATCAGCCTGGGCGATATGATGGGTACAATCCAGACTTTTTTAGAAGCCTATTTCAACGAGCCTATAGAGTTTAAGACCCAGCCGTTTTACTTTCCATTCGTGGAGCCGGGTCTGGAATTTCTGATAAAAATGCCGACTAGCTGGCAAAAGCCGGGTAGCAGCCAGTGGCTGGAGATAATGGGCTGCGGCATGATTCACCCCAATGTATTGAAGGAGGCAGGTGTTAATCCCTCTAAATACAGCGGATTTGCTTGGGGCATGGGTGTAGAACGTTTAATCATGCTCAAACATGGCATAGAAGATATACGTTACTTTATGTCGGGGCGCCTGGATTTTCTAAAAATGTTTAAAGGTGAAGTATGAAAGTATCGCTTAATCTCTTAAAGGAATATGCAGATTTTGACGAGCCAGTAGACGAGATTCTTGAAGTTATCGCTACTAAAATCGGCGAAGTTGAAGACATGGAGAGCTTGGGTGAACTGTATAAGGGCATAGTTGTCGGGCGCATTGTTGACACCCGGCCCCATCCCGACGCCGACAAGCTGAGCGTGAATAAAGTCGACATAGGCAAAAAAGCAAATGTTCAGGTCATTGCCGGCGATAAAACTCTGAAAAAAGGCGACTTCGTCGCTTACATACCACCCGGAAACGTCGTACCGGTGACATCTGGCAAACAAGAACTCAAGTTAGATATTAGAAAAATACGCGGGCTGGACAGTCACGGTATGCTAGCTAGCGAATACGAGCTGAAATTTTCCTCGGCCCATGAGGGTGTTCTCAAACTGGACCCTGGCCTGTCTCCGGGCAGACAGCTGAGCGATATTTACGGGCTAGACGACCACATCATAGACGTAGAGACCAAAGTTTTAACTCATAGGCCGGACATGTTTGGGCATTTAGGATTTGCCCGTGAACTGGCAGCGGCTAAGGGAAAAAAATTCACCAGTCCTGATTGGTATTTGGATCATAAGATCGACTGGCCTAAGCCAGCCCATAAACTTGATATCTCTCTGGACAACCAGCTCAAAGATTTGGTGCCGCGGTTTACTCTTGCTGCCTATGAGGGCGTAATAGTAGGCTCGTCGCCCCTGCAAGTTAAAAGTTGGCTGATGCGCCTTGGTCTGCGCCCCGTAAACAACATAGTTGATTTGACCAATTATTTGATGGTGGTCAGCGGGCAGCCTATGCACGCATTCGATTACGACAAAGTCGCAAATGGTAAGAGTGGCGCTAAATTCACTGTCCGACATCCTAAGGCCGGGGAGCAGCTCAAACTAATAGACGGTAGCACAGTCAAGCCCCACAAGCAGTCCATTATTATTGCTGGCACTAGTGGTCCAATCGGCTTGGGCGGGGTAATGGGGGGAGCTGACAGCGAGGTAGACGAGCGTACCAAACGGGTTGTCCTGGAGGCTGCCAATTTTGATATGTACTCCATTCGCAATACCTCCATGGCGCACGGCATCGCCTCAGAAGCTGTCACCAGATTTGCCCGAGGACAAGACCCAAGCCAAATAGCACCCATACAAAATTTAGCTAAAAATATGATTGTTGAATGGGCCGGAGCCAAGCCAGCCAGCAGATTTATTGATGAATATCCCAAACCTCGAAAGTTCAAAACCGTCAGCGCTTCGCCGTCCGCCATAAACCGCCTGCTTGGCACGAACCATACTCCAAGCTCAATGGCTAAGTGTCTAGAGAATGCCGAGATTAAGGTGAAGAGTAAGGGGTCGCGGTTGGATGTGACTGTGCCGACCTGGCGGCCAGACCTGAATATTGAAGCGGATATTGCAGAGGAAGTGGGGCGGCTGAACGGCTACGGCGGTATTGAATCTACCCGCCCTCAGCGCAGCATAGTACCAGCTGATTTACCCAAGTTAAGAAAATTAGAGCTAGCGGCCAGAGATGCGCTCCGCGCCGCCGGTGCCAGCGAGGTGCTGTCCTACAGCGGTGTCCGAGAAAAATTACTAGAGTCAGCCGGGCAAGACATAGAACAAGCGTATCGAATAAGAAACGCTCTTTCGCCTAATGTAGAAATGATGCGGTTGTCGTTAACACCAAGTTTGATTGATAAGGTTTATCCAAATATAAGACTGGGCTACAGCCGGTTTGTGATGTTTGAGATTGGGCCGGTTCACAGCACAAGACTGATTGAAGACAAGCTTCCCAAAGAGCAACCGTCCTTGGCCGTGGTATATGCCGCAGACAGCAAGGCCGACTCTGCCAGCGGAACTGCATATTTTACAGCTCAGACATATTTGTCGCATCTATTTGCTTGGCTGGGCGTTGGTTACGAACTGTCGCCCACCATGAGTTCGGACGACCCCTGGCTGGCCCAGGCCGGTGCGCCTTATGAGCCAACCAGGCGGGCGTATGTAAAATCCGAAGGCAAGACACTAGGTGTCCTAGGAGAGCTGTCTTACCAGATCGCCAGTCAGCTTAAGTTGCCGCGACAAACTGCCGGTTTTGAACTACAGTTGGAGCGGCTGCTCAACGCGGCCAAGTTTGCCTCCAGATACCGTCCGCTGTCAAAATTTCCGCCGGTAGTGGTGGATTTAACGCTCAAATCGCCTAAAGACTTACCTTACAGCCAGCTGGTAGCGGGCATCGAGGCCTGCAGTTTCAAGGAAGTGGGCTTTAGCACCTTGCCCCTAGAGATTTTCGCGCCAAATAGAACTGACAAACACACCAGTTTCAGGCTTGAATTTGTCAGCCATGAGAGAACACTTACCCAAAAAGAGGTTAATTCTTGGCTAGATAAAATCATAGCAGCGGTAAATAAAAAGACGGGCGCAGTTCAAGCCTGACACTAGTTAAAGCCTGGTATCTGTGGTAGAATTTTTGCCTGATAGGAATATTATGCAGACTTATCATTTAAATTTGAGGCGCCGCCGTACTGGCAGAGCCGGCAAGAAAGAGTTATCCGACACCGATGTACGTGGCGTGGTATACGGCCACGGCATGGAATCAGTCCCTTTAGTTGGAGATTATCAAACCGTCATAAAAGTACTTGATCAAGCTGGCACCAGTCACATAATCAAACTTGATATTGATAATGCCGAGGCTATTGATGTGTTGGTTAAGGACCTAGACCACGAGCCCGTCAGCAACCAGCTTAGACACTTTGATTTGATGGCTCTTAAAAAGGGCGAGAAAATCGATGTAGAAGTACCGGTAGTATTGACAGGTGAAGCCCCCGCGGTCAAATTGGGACATGTTGTACACCAGTTAATCAACGAGCTAGAGGTTCGCACCCTGCCAGCCAACATACCGGAGTCGTTTGAAGTTGACATCAGCGGCTTAAGCGAAATAGGCGACACCGTACACGTTAGCGACCTGACAATAGATTCCGAGGTTGAAATCGACGAAGGGTTGCTAGAGCAGCCAATAGTCAAGGTGGATGAGGTCCGCGAATTTGTAGAGGAAGATATAGCTGAAGAGTTGTCGGCCGATGACGTGCCTTCCGAACGAGGCGAAGAAGAGGGCGATGCCGAGGCCAAAGATGGCGAAGAATCCGCCGGCAGCTCAGACACCAAGTCCGATGATAAAGACGAAACCGCCCCTAAAGAGGCATAAGCCTTGTTAGAAGAAAAAAGTTCCAAAAAAGCATTAGCGTGTATGGTAGAATTAAATTG
Coding sequences within:
- a CDS encoding phenylalanine--tRNA ligase subunit alpha gives rise to the protein MIHEPEAKNVVILMLKMGYTLSDVAQLADDLKKRQSKLPNPMTILRDPTLKKLVASIKDQPPSERAEFGRTVNELKIELTEQARFKEQRLDDKPPIDVSAPFDTGVSAANQPKLLPASEGSLHPVMQELGVMEDIFVRMGFRVERSRLIDDDYHMFESLNFPASHPARDDYDTFMTSEGLILPAHTSTMQHRVLKAQRAGLAHGQPIAAVIPGRVFRNEDLDATHEHTFHQVEGIYVDSGISLGDMMGTIQTFLEAYFNEPIEFKTQPFYFPFVEPGLEFLIKMPTSWQKPGSSQWLEIMGCGMIHPNVLKEAGVNPSKYSGFAWGMGVERLIMLKHGIEDIRYFMSGRLDFLKMFKGEV
- a CDS encoding trehalase family glycosidase, yielding MNKTQLAELAKAVLKNNDLGLWTRPAPGLYPHQWLWDSCFIAIGQARYDPNRAKKELMSLVRGQWRNGMIPHMIFDEKSNNFTGPHVWQSHLSPAAPPGIETSGITQPPVLAEAVWRVGEQMSKDERLKFFSEIFAALLRYHGWFYRERDLHSEGLVVTIHPWETGMDNTPPWIDELTHNAMPLWIKIIHKLKLYPLFDIFRQDTRLVPASERINTSISLLLFHVQRRLRRKQYDSLEILRRSHFSINDVFVNSILIRNNRILEDIAHELDEEIPADLRISFKKSHEALEELWCEEDNQYYCRNFVTREWIKSPYIGSLMPLYSGAISKQRAKVLLKTLKDDLRYWTKYPVPSVPISSPSYHHLRYWQGPTWINTNWMLIDGLRQYGFFSEAEKIKRISIDLFAQHGAREYFSAIDGTPSGAKDFSWSAALILDLLKEKG
- a CDS encoding 50S ribosomal protein L25 — protein: MQTYHLNLRRRRTGRAGKKELSDTDVRGVVYGHGMESVPLVGDYQTVIKVLDQAGTSHIIKLDIDNAEAIDVLVKDLDHEPVSNQLRHFDLMALKKGEKIDVEVPVVLTGEAPAVKLGHVVHQLINELEVRTLPANIPESFEVDISGLSEIGDTVHVSDLTIDSEVEIDEGLLEQPIVKVDEVREFVEEDIAEELSADDVPSERGEEEGDAEAKDGEESAGSSDTKSDDKDETAPKEA
- the pheT gene encoding phenylalanine--tRNA ligase subunit beta is translated as MKVSLNLLKEYADFDEPVDEILEVIATKIGEVEDMESLGELYKGIVVGRIVDTRPHPDADKLSVNKVDIGKKANVQVIAGDKTLKKGDFVAYIPPGNVVPVTSGKQELKLDIRKIRGLDSHGMLASEYELKFSSAHEGVLKLDPGLSPGRQLSDIYGLDDHIIDVETKVLTHRPDMFGHLGFARELAAAKGKKFTSPDWYLDHKIDWPKPAHKLDISLDNQLKDLVPRFTLAAYEGVIVGSSPLQVKSWLMRLGLRPVNNIVDLTNYLMVVSGQPMHAFDYDKVANGKSGAKFTVRHPKAGEQLKLIDGSTVKPHKQSIIIAGTSGPIGLGGVMGGADSEVDERTKRVVLEAANFDMYSIRNTSMAHGIASEAVTRFARGQDPSQIAPIQNLAKNMIVEWAGAKPASRFIDEYPKPRKFKTVSASPSAINRLLGTNHTPSSMAKCLENAEIKVKSKGSRLDVTVPTWRPDLNIEADIAEEVGRLNGYGGIESTRPQRSIVPADLPKLRKLELAARDALRAAGASEVLSYSGVREKLLESAGQDIEQAYRIRNALSPNVEMMRLSLTPSLIDKVYPNIRLGYSRFVMFEIGPVHSTRLIEDKLPKEQPSLAVVYAADSKADSASGTAYFTAQTYLSHLFAWLGVGYELSPTMSSDDPWLAQAGAPYEPTRRAYVKSEGKTLGVLGELSYQIASQLKLPRQTAGFELQLERLLNAAKFASRYRPLSKFPPVVVDLTLKSPKDLPYSQLVAGIEACSFKEVGFSTLPLEIFAPNRTDKHTSFRLEFVSHERTLTQKEVNSWLDKIIAAVNKKTGAVQA